A portion of the Parasedimentitalea marina genome contains these proteins:
- a CDS encoding ABC transporter substrate-binding protein has translation MKHILTAAALALGAAGTAQAADEVRLQLQWVTQAQFAGYYVALDKGFYGEEDLDVTILPGGPDIAPPQVLAGGGADVMLNWMPSALAAREKGLPVVNIAQPFKSSGLMLTCWKDTGITSPADFKGKTIGVWFFGNEYPFLSWMSKEGISTDGGEDGVTVLKQGFNVDPLLQRQADCISTMTYNEYGQVLDAGVSEDELVTFKYEDQGVATLEDGIYALEANLEDPAFQDKMVRFVRASMKGWKYAEAHPSEAADIVLDNDASGAQTEAHQQRMMSEIAKLTAGSNGSLDPADFDRTVSTLLGGGSDPVITMTPEGAWTHAITDAALK, from the coding sequence ATGAAACACATTTTGACAGCCGCCGCTTTGGCGCTGGGTGCTGCTGGCACCGCGCAGGCCGCCGACGAGGTTCGCCTGCAGCTGCAATGGGTAACACAGGCACAATTCGCTGGCTATTATGTCGCGCTGGACAAAGGATTTTATGGTGAAGAAGACCTGGATGTAACCATCCTGCCCGGTGGCCCGGATATTGCTCCGCCGCAGGTTCTGGCCGGTGGTGGCGCCGACGTGATGCTGAACTGGATGCCGTCGGCATTGGCTGCACGTGAAAAAGGTCTGCCGGTTGTGAATATTGCGCAACCGTTCAAAAGTTCAGGGTTGATGCTGACTTGCTGGAAGGACACCGGCATCACCAGCCCGGCGGATTTCAAAGGCAAGACAATTGGTGTCTGGTTCTTTGGCAATGAATACCCGTTCCTGAGCTGGATGAGCAAAGAAGGTATCAGCACCGATGGTGGTGAGGATGGTGTCACCGTGCTGAAGCAGGGTTTCAACGTTGATCCACTGCTGCAGCGTCAGGCCGACTGTATTTCAACCATGACCTACAATGAATACGGTCAGGTTTTGGATGCTGGTGTGTCTGAAGACGAACTGGTGACCTTTAAGTATGAAGACCAGGGTGTAGCGACACTGGAAGACGGTATTTATGCGCTTGAAGCGAACCTAGAAGATCCGGCGTTCCAGGACAAAATGGTGCGATTTGTTCGGGCGTCCATGAAGGGGTGGAAATACGCTGAGGCCCATCCAAGTGAGGCGGCTGATATCGTGTTGGACAATGATGCATCCGGGGCTCAGACCGAAGCACACCAGCAACGGATGATGTCAGAGATTGCTAAGCTGACGGCAGGGAGCAATGGCTCGCTTGACCCGGCAGACTTTGACCGCACTGTGTCTACTTTGCTGGGCGGTGGTTCAGATCCGGTGATCACAATGACGCCAGAAGGTGCCTGGACACATGCCATCACCGATGCTGCACTGAAATGA
- the flbT gene encoding flagellar biosynthesis repressor FlbT, translated as MSGLVLKLAPKERVLVNGAVIENGDRRSRLSIVTPDANILRLRDAIHPEEANTPVRRVCYAAQLVLTGDIDPQEDRLPMLRRIEDLSQVFTDPDSRASLAEATEAVIQNNHYRCLKAIRTLIPREDRLMAVQPK; from the coding sequence ATGAGCGGATTAGTCCTAAAACTCGCCCCCAAAGAACGTGTCCTGGTGAATGGCGCGGTGATTGAAAACGGTGATCGACGCAGCCGGTTGTCGATCGTGACGCCGGACGCCAATATCCTGCGCCTGCGCGATGCAATCCACCCCGAGGAAGCCAATACGCCGGTGCGCCGGGTCTGTTACGCAGCCCAGCTGGTGCTGACCGGTGACATCGATCCACAAGAGGACCGACTGCCGATGCTGCGCCGGATCGAGGATCTGAGCCAGGTGTTCACTGACCCCGACAGCCGCGCCTCGCTGGCCGAAGCAACCGAGGCGGTTATTCAAAACAACCACTACCGCTGCCTCAAAGCGATACGAACCCTGATACCCCGTGAGGATCGCCTGATGGCGGTGCAGCCAAAATAA
- the acs gene encoding acetate--CoA ligase has product MTTQNESPVYPPSAEAISHAHVDAAKYDQMYAASLADPDAFWSEQGQRIDWIKPFTQVRDVNFNFGEVSINWYTDGALNVSANCIDRHLATRGDQTAIIFEPDNPKDPALNITYKQLHSSVCKMSNVLASMGVTKGDRVIIYMPMIPEAAYAMLACARIGAIHSIVFAGFSPDALAARVNGCGAKVIITADHAPRGGRVTPLKSNADAALLHCQDDVKCLVVKHTGDQTTWVDGRDYDYNAMAADAADSYAPAEMNAEDPLFILYTSGSTGQPKGVVHTTGGYLVYAAMTHEITFDYHDGDIFWCTADVGWVTGHSYIVYGPLANGATTLMFEGVPTFPDASRFWQVCEKHKVNQFYTAPTALRALMGQGNEWVEKCDLSSLRILGTVGEPINPEAWTWYNDVIGKGKCPIVDTWWQTETGGHLMTPLPGAHAMKPGSAMKPFFGIQPVVLDPTSGVEIEGNDVDGVLCIKDSWPGQMRTIWGDHERFQKTYFSDYKGYYFTGDGCKRDVDGDYWITGRVDDVINVSGHRMGTAEVESALVAHVAVAEAAVVGYPHDIKGQGIYCYVTLMNNAEPSDELLKELRTWVRTEIGPIASPDVIQWAPGLPKTRSGKIMRRILRKIAENDFGSLGDTSTLADPSVVDDLIANRAGK; this is encoded by the coding sequence ATGACCACGCAGAACGAGAGCCCCGTGTATCCGCCGTCGGCCGAAGCCATTTCGCATGCGCATGTCGATGCTGCCAAATACGACCAAATGTACGCTGCGTCATTGGCCGATCCGGATGCATTCTGGAGCGAGCAAGGCCAACGCATCGACTGGATCAAACCCTTTACCCAGGTAAGGGACGTCAATTTCAACTTTGGCGAAGTTTCGATCAATTGGTACACCGATGGTGCGCTGAACGTCAGCGCCAATTGTATCGATCGTCACCTGGCCACTCGCGGTGATCAAACTGCGATCATTTTTGAACCCGACAACCCCAAAGACCCTGCCCTCAACATCACTTACAAACAGCTGCACAGCTCGGTTTGTAAAATGTCCAATGTGCTGGCCTCGATGGGTGTCACCAAGGGCGACCGGGTCATCATCTATATGCCAATGATCCCCGAGGCCGCCTATGCGATGCTGGCCTGTGCCCGGATCGGTGCCATCCATTCGATCGTTTTCGCCGGCTTCAGCCCTGACGCGCTGGCCGCACGGGTCAATGGTTGCGGCGCCAAGGTGATCATTACCGCCGATCACGCCCCACGTGGCGGCCGCGTCACACCATTGAAGTCCAACGCTGATGCCGCGTTGCTGCATTGCCAGGACGATGTGAAATGTCTGGTGGTCAAACACACCGGCGATCAGACCACTTGGGTTGATGGTCGCGACTATGACTATAACGCCATGGCCGCCGATGCCGCCGACAGCTATGCCCCGGCCGAAATGAACGCCGAAGATCCGCTGTTCATCCTCTATACCTCGGGGTCGACGGGTCAACCCAAAGGCGTGGTACATACCACTGGTGGCTATCTGGTCTATGCCGCCATGACCCATGAGATTACCTTTGATTACCATGATGGTGACATCTTTTGGTGCACCGCAGATGTAGGCTGGGTCACCGGTCACAGCTATATCGTTTATGGCCCGCTGGCGAATGGTGCCACCACACTGATGTTCGAAGGCGTGCCCACGTTCCCTGACGCCAGCCGGTTCTGGCAGGTCTGCGAAAAGCACAAGGTCAACCAATTCTACACTGCCCCCACCGCACTGCGCGCCCTTATGGGACAGGGCAATGAGTGGGTCGAGAAATGCGATCTCTCCAGCCTGCGCATTCTGGGAACAGTAGGCGAACCGATCAACCCCGAGGCCTGGACCTGGTACAACGACGTGATAGGCAAAGGAAAATGCCCGATCGTCGATACCTGGTGGCAAACCGAAACCGGTGGCCACTTGATGACCCCCTTGCCTGGCGCCCACGCGATGAAGCCGGGATCCGCGATGAAGCCGTTCTTTGGCATTCAACCGGTGGTGCTGGACCCGACTTCCGGTGTTGAAATCGAAGGCAATGACGTTGATGGTGTGCTGTGCATCAAAGACAGCTGGCCCGGCCAAATGCGCACCATCTGGGGCGATCACGAGCGGTTCCAAAAGACCTATTTCTCGGATTACAAAGGCTATTACTTTACTGGTGATGGCTGCAAACGCGACGTCGATGGCGACTATTGGATTACCGGCCGCGTCGATGATGTGATCAACGTTTCTGGGCACCGCATGGGCACCGCCGAGGTTGAAAGCGCGCTGGTGGCCCATGTTGCCGTCGCCGAAGCCGCAGTGGTTGGTTATCCGCATGACATCAAGGGTCAGGGCATCTACTGCTATGTCACCCTGATGAACAATGCCGAGCCCAGTGACGAGTTGCTCAAAGAACTGCGAACTTGGGTCCGCACCGAGATTGGCCCGATTGCCAGCCCCGATGTGATCCAATGGGCTCCTGGCCTGCCCAAAACGCGTTCAGGCAAGATTATGCGCCGCATTCTGCGCAAAATCGCCGAAAACGACTTTGGCAGCCTTGGCGACACTTCAACTCTGGCTGATCCTTCGGTGGTTGACGATCTGATCGCCAACCGGGCCGGAAAATAG
- a CDS encoding 4Fe-4S dicluster domain-containing protein, whose product MHSETRQLSSIFGFSRSVAGEVDFPLLNLCQRAFRRRLKGTRAQILILHDGSGADEVNKAEVNSRGIWAQAVEVCSLEHISHVDILLALAMGFDRVLLQQQMSIELAAMQGHEIELTRAMGGEGRVSSFASIDQLQSMLAAVPSNAGPWPTEPPTITANRPSTARACAAVLLPNGHVPIPLPIDAPYGTVQLNASACNMCQNCVWLCPTDALTVGEGASELHFVESSCIQCGMCKSICPKDALHLDTRLVSSPSADERQSLHRAMPANCKSCGDSFTAKPALDRLLNQFQDGKRVLSKMDAQWLSRLCSSCRVRGIELLRNKQLAESGLMHSEPLRGQ is encoded by the coding sequence TTGCATAGTGAAACCCGTCAGCTGAGCAGCATATTTGGATTTAGTCGTTCTGTTGCGGGCGAGGTTGATTTTCCTCTGCTGAACTTATGTCAACGCGCGTTTAGACGGCGGTTGAAGGGGACGCGGGCGCAGATTCTTATACTGCATGACGGGTCAGGAGCCGATGAGGTCAACAAGGCTGAAGTGAACAGCCGAGGGATCTGGGCTCAGGCGGTAGAAGTCTGTTCATTGGAACATATTAGCCACGTTGATATTCTGCTTGCTTTGGCGATGGGGTTTGACCGGGTTTTGTTACAACAACAGATGTCCATTGAGTTGGCTGCGATGCAGGGTCATGAAATTGAACTGACACGGGCGATGGGCGGGGAAGGTCGGGTGAGCTCCTTTGCTTCAATCGATCAGCTTCAGAGCATGCTGGCCGCTGTACCTTCAAATGCTGGTCCGTGGCCGACAGAGCCGCCGACGATCACAGCAAACCGCCCAAGCACAGCGCGCGCCTGTGCTGCAGTCTTGTTGCCAAACGGCCATGTTCCGATCCCGTTGCCGATTGATGCACCCTATGGAACGGTGCAGCTGAATGCCTCGGCCTGCAATATGTGTCAAAATTGCGTGTGGCTGTGTCCTACGGATGCTTTGACAGTCGGAGAGGGCGCGAGTGAGCTTCATTTTGTAGAAAGCAGCTGTATTCAGTGTGGAATGTGTAAGTCCATCTGCCCCAAAGATGCGCTGCATCTAGACACAAGGCTAGTGTCGTCACCCAGCGCTGATGAACGACAGTCCCTCCATCGGGCAATGCCTGCCAACTGCAAATCTTGCGGTGATTCTTTTACGGCCAAGCCCGCTTTGGACCGGTTGTTGAATCAGTTTCAGGATGGAAAACGGGTATTGTCCAAGATGGATGCTCAGTGGTTGAGCCGACTCTGTTCAAGTTGTCGGGTCCGCGGAATTGAATTATTGCGTAACAAGCAATTGGCAGAATCTGGGCTGATGCATTCGGAACCGCTACGCGGCCAGTAA
- a CDS encoding TRAP transporter large permease — MEPIEIGLWVTGIMLVMVVAGMRVAFAAASAGLIGLVWIFWAKFGYAPDKFTKALTVSVKVAGQVPHSKVSSQALSLIPTFILIGYLAYYAGLTKALFEAAKRWIAWLPGGLAVSTVFATAGFAAVSGASVATSAVFARIAIPEMLAIGYNKQFAAGVVAAAGTLASLIPPSAILVIYAIIVEQDVGKLLLAGFIPGAFSAVVYVTLIVGIAMVFKNVGPPVTGFTWRQRFEALPAALPIIFVVVIIICFVYNPFGDQAWGTPTEGGALGAFVVFCMAIYNGMKWEQLKSALLETAKLTVMIFTIIWGVLIYVRFLGFADLPGAFSDWITSLEMSPMVILICILLAYAVLGMFMDAIGMLLLTLPVVYPAVMALNGGESVAAADSAFGMSGTMCAIWFGILVVKMAEFCLITPPIGLNCFVVAGVRDDLTVQDVFRGVMPFFIADGVTIALLVAFPGIVLYLPSLAG; from the coding sequence ATGGAACCGATAGAAATTGGCCTTTGGGTCACCGGCATAATGCTGGTCATGGTGGTGGCCGGAATGCGGGTGGCCTTTGCTGCTGCCTCAGCCGGGTTAATTGGGCTGGTGTGGATCTTCTGGGCTAAATTTGGCTACGCGCCGGACAAGTTTACCAAAGCTCTGACTGTGTCGGTTAAGGTCGCCGGGCAAGTGCCGCACTCCAAGGTCTCAAGTCAGGCGCTAAGCTTGATCCCCACCTTTATCCTGATCGGCTATCTGGCCTATTATGCGGGTCTGACCAAAGCCCTGTTCGAGGCCGCCAAGCGCTGGATCGCCTGGTTGCCCGGAGGTCTGGCTGTGTCGACGGTGTTTGCAACGGCGGGCTTTGCAGCGGTGTCTGGCGCCTCGGTGGCCACTTCGGCTGTGTTTGCTCGTATCGCCATCCCGGAAATGCTAGCGATTGGCTATAACAAGCAGTTCGCCGCAGGTGTAGTTGCCGCGGCCGGAACCCTTGCCTCGTTGATCCCACCTTCGGCCATTCTGGTGATCTATGCCATTATCGTGGAGCAGGACGTGGGCAAGCTGCTGCTGGCCGGGTTCATTCCAGGCGCCTTTAGCGCGGTGGTCTATGTGACCCTGATTGTTGGCATTGCTATGGTGTTCAAGAATGTCGGCCCGCCCGTAACCGGCTTTACCTGGCGCCAGCGCTTTGAGGCGTTACCCGCCGCTCTGCCGATCATTTTCGTTGTCGTGATCATCATCTGTTTTGTCTACAACCCCTTCGGAGATCAAGCCTGGGGCACGCCAACTGAGGGCGGCGCGTTGGGCGCTTTTGTAGTGTTCTGTATGGCCATCTATAATGGCATGAAATGGGAACAGCTGAAATCAGCACTGCTAGAGACGGCCAAGTTGACGGTGATGATCTTCACCATCATCTGGGGCGTATTGATCTATGTGCGGTTTCTGGGCTTTGCGGACCTGCCGGGCGCCTTTTCGGACTGGATTACCTCGCTTGAGATGTCTCCGATGGTGATCCTGATCTGCATCCTGTTGGCCTATGCGGTGCTGGGTATGTTCATGGATGCCATTGGCATGCTGTTGCTGACACTGCCTGTGGTTTATCCGGCGGTGATGGCGCTAAATGGCGGCGAAAGCGTTGCTGCTGCCGATAGCGCCTTCGGCATGAGCGGCACCATGTGCGCGATCTGGTTTGGCATTCTGGTGGTGAAAATGGCCGAGTTCTGCCTGATCACGCCGCCGATTGGCCTGAACTGCTTTGTCGTGGCCGGCGTGCGCGATGATCTGACCGTGCAGGATGTGTTCCGTGGGGTGATGCCGTTCTTCATTGCTGATGGCGTGACCATCGCACTGCTGGTGGCTTTCCCCGGTATCGTTTTGTACCTGCCGTCACTGGCTGGATAG
- the flaF gene encoding flagellar biosynthesis regulator FlaF, with amino-acid sequence MNALRHAKQAYSAAKAPTRTFKNLEYDAIARITHRMVAAANKGPDGFNTLAAALTDNRKLWTIFMADIASPNNQLPLELKDHLTYLTEFTRQHTSKVLARKAGVAPLVEINTAIMRGLRSGAP; translated from the coding sequence GTGAACGCGCTCAGACATGCAAAACAAGCATATTCGGCGGCAAAAGCCCCTACCCGTACTTTTAAGAACCTTGAGTATGACGCCATTGCGCGGATTACTCACCGGATGGTTGCAGCCGCCAACAAAGGCCCGGATGGGTTTAACACTCTGGCAGCTGCCCTCACCGACAATCGCAAGCTATGGACCATTTTCATGGCCGATATTGCCAGCCCCAACAACCAACTCCCCCTGGAGCTGAAGGACCATCTTACCTATCTGACTGAGTTCACGCGACAACACACCAGCAAGGTCCTGGCCCGCAAGGCCGGCGTAGCCCCTCTGGTTGAAATCAACACGGCCATCATGCGTGGCCTACGAAGCGGAGCCCCATGA
- a CDS encoding flavin reductase family protein, whose product MSVTSFTPGPETTRAYRDALGCFGTGVTIVTTVTSRGPLAMTVNSFTSVSMDPALLLWCPARRSLRHDAFVSADHFAVHVVAEDQLELARHFAMNGEAFDAVNWQPNDAGIPTLPGCIARFDCHQFACHPGGDHSIVIGEVYKVTTRPGKGLIFKHGLYGGFLEQP is encoded by the coding sequence ATGTCCGTCACCAGCTTTACTCCCGGACCGGAAACAACGCGGGCTTACCGCGATGCACTGGGGTGTTTTGGAACCGGGGTGACCATCGTCACCACGGTGACCAGCCGTGGACCTCTGGCGATGACAGTCAATAGCTTCACCTCGGTCTCGATGGATCCCGCATTGTTGTTGTGGTGTCCGGCCCGGCGCTCGCTGCGCCACGATGCCTTTGTCAGCGCCGACCATTTTGCGGTTCACGTTGTGGCCGAGGATCAACTGGAGCTGGCCAGGCATTTTGCCATGAACGGCGAAGCTTTCGACGCCGTAAACTGGCAGCCCAATGACGCTGGTATCCCCACCCTGCCCGGCTGCATCGCCCGCTTTGACTGCCACCAGTTCGCCTGCCACCCAGGCGGCGACCACTCGATTGTGATAGGTGAAGTTTACAAAGTCACCACACGCCCCGGGAAAGGGCTGATCTTCAAACATGGGCTTTACGGCGGCTTTCTCGAACAACCCTGA
- a CDS encoding TRAP transporter small permease subunit has product MATSAAVLEDGSLISRLDGQLLRIEQALALVSGLAVFSLMVLAVVSVGGRNAFNAPLPGYVDWIEQAMPLIAFMGISYVQRDGAHIRMDIVVAALKGRALWLFELISVLLILLLMVALVWGSWSHFGRSFDFAAPLWSRDSSIDISLPIWPAKLLVPVAFSVLSLRLMLQVWGYGRALILGLKHPVAVPLIQSAAAQAAAEAEQLSGADNGTANSGTED; this is encoded by the coding sequence ATGGCGACAAGCGCTGCGGTTTTAGAGGATGGCAGTCTGATCAGCCGGTTAGACGGTCAGTTGCTGCGGATAGAGCAGGCGTTGGCGCTGGTCAGCGGGTTGGCAGTGTTTTCCCTGATGGTGCTGGCGGTGGTTTCAGTGGGCGGGCGCAACGCGTTTAACGCGCCTTTGCCGGGCTATGTTGACTGGATTGAACAGGCGATGCCGCTGATTGCGTTCATGGGGATTTCCTATGTACAGCGCGACGGTGCCCATATCCGCATGGATATTGTGGTCGCAGCCCTGAAGGGGCGGGCCTTGTGGCTGTTCGAGTTGATCTCTGTGTTGCTGATCCTACTGCTGATGGTGGCCTTGGTTTGGGGCAGTTGGTCGCATTTTGGTCGCTCGTTTGATTTTGCTGCACCGCTGTGGAGCCGGGACAGCTCGATTGATATCAGCCTGCCGATCTGGCCTGCCAAACTGCTCGTGCCAGTGGCGTTTTCAGTATTGTCCCTACGACTGATGTTGCAGGTTTGGGGCTATGGGCGCGCGCTTATTCTGGGGTTAAAACACCCGGTGGCGGTGCCTCTGATCCAAAGCGCAGCGGCGCAGGCAGCAGCAGAAGCAGAACAGCTGAGCGGGGCCGACAATGGCACGGCTAACAGCGGCACAGAAGACTAA
- a CDS encoding ABC transporter permease, protein MVMVGLAVLVWCGGWWLNARLANGPQSDTRLVQLLVPAIFGITLLLVWQLLVMGMQVPKVILPSPTDIAAAFEANLSKLSQDFQQTFVKGALSGYVIGCSAAFLMAIVMDRSDFLRRGLLPVGNFVAALPIVGTAPILVMWFGFDWHSKAAVVVVMVFFPVLVNTVAGLRETSAMQRDLMQTYAASYWQSFFKLRLPAALPFVFNGLKISTTLALVGAIVAEFFGSPTVGMGFRISTSVGQLALDMVWAEIVVAALAGSLFYGVVAMLEKMLTFWHPSQRR, encoded by the coding sequence ATGGTGATGGTTGGTCTTGCGGTGTTGGTCTGGTGTGGCGGTTGGTGGCTGAATGCGCGACTGGCCAATGGGCCGCAGTCGGACACCCGGTTGGTGCAATTGCTGGTGCCTGCGATTTTTGGCATCACCCTGTTGCTGGTGTGGCAATTGCTGGTCATGGGAATGCAGGTTCCCAAAGTAATCTTGCCATCTCCGACGGATATTGCCGCCGCATTTGAGGCCAATCTGTCTAAGCTGTCGCAGGATTTTCAGCAGACCTTTGTGAAGGGTGCATTGAGTGGCTATGTGATTGGCTGTTCGGCGGCATTTTTGATGGCCATTGTCATGGATCGCAGTGACTTTCTGCGGCGTGGGCTATTGCCGGTGGGCAATTTTGTCGCGGCCTTGCCGATTGTTGGAACTGCGCCGATCCTGGTGATGTGGTTTGGCTTTGACTGGCACTCGAAAGCGGCTGTTGTGGTGGTCATGGTGTTTTTCCCAGTGTTGGTAAATACGGTCGCGGGCCTGCGCGAAACCAGCGCCATGCAGCGGGATCTGATGCAGACCTATGCGGCCAGCTACTGGCAGAGCTTTTTCAAGCTGCGACTGCCTGCGGCCCTGCCATTTGTGTTCAACGGCTTGAAAATCTCGACAACCCTGGCCCTGGTGGGCGCTATTGTGGCTGAGTTCTTTGGCTCTCCCACCGTGGGTATGGGGTTTCGAATTTCCACCAGTGTCGGCCAACTGGCACTAGATATGGTTTGGGCTGAGATTGTCGTCGCAGCCCTGGCAGGGTCGTTGTTCTATGGCGTGGTGGCGATGCTGGAGAAAATGCTGACCTTCTGGCACCCGTCGCAACGAAGGTGA
- a CDS encoding adenylate kinase, translating into MGTETLTAPAVLILLGPPGAGKGTQARLLEERFGLVQLSTGDLLRAAVAAGTDAGKAAKAVMEAGDLVSDQIVIDILRDRLAEPDCANGVILDGFPRTTVQAQALDELLAESKQRINTAISLNVDDAAMVKRISGRFTCGGCGEGYHDSFKAPAQDGICDKCGASDMKRRADDTAETVAARLEAYHAQTAPLIAYYGDKGVLKTVDAMGDIADIAAAMATLVDQAMS; encoded by the coding sequence ATGGGTACGGAAACACTCACCGCTCCGGCGGTTTTGATCTTGCTGGGGCCACCCGGTGCCGGCAAGGGCACACAGGCGCGTCTGCTGGAGGAGCGATTTGGCCTTGTACAGCTGTCAACGGGGGACTTGCTGCGCGCGGCTGTCGCCGCAGGCACAGACGCAGGCAAAGCAGCCAAGGCCGTGATGGAGGCCGGTGATCTGGTCAGCGACCAAATCGTCATCGACATCCTGAGGGATCGCCTGGCCGAGCCTGACTGCGCCAACGGGGTCATTCTTGATGGGTTCCCGCGCACCACGGTGCAGGCCCAAGCGCTGGATGAACTGTTGGCAGAGTCCAAGCAGCGGATCAACACGGCCATCAGCCTAAACGTTGATGACGCAGCAATGGTCAAACGCATTTCAGGCCGCTTCACCTGTGGCGGCTGCGGCGAAGGATATCACGACAGTTTCAAGGCTCCGGCCCAAGATGGCATCTGCGACAAATGTGGCGCCTCGGACATGAAACGCCGCGCAGATGATACAGCCGAGACAGTGGCCGCCCGACTAGAGGCCTATCACGCTCAGACAGCGCCGCTGATCGCCTATTATGGCGACAAAGGGGTGCTGAAAACTGTAGATGCGATGGGGGATATCGCTGATATTGCCGCAGCGATGGCAACGCTGGTCGATCAGGCCATGAGTTGA
- a CDS encoding C4-dicarboxylate TRAP transporter substrate-binding protein, with product MTKILTAALMATAGFAIVSEAAATEWNVSVWGKRRAFTEHVERLAELVSEKTNGEFTLNISYGGLSKNKENLDGISIGAFEMAQFCAGYHRDKNPTITVLELPFLGVNTLDEEVAVANAVYAHPAVQADLARWNAKLLMTSPMPQYNIVGTGDPRATLESFKDMRVRATGGIGKAFAAVGAVPTSVTATEAYNAMESGVVDTVAFAQHAHLAFGTINRADWWTANLNPGTVNCPVVVNSDAYDMLSDSEREALDGSVEESIAHYLDNYGALLSKWDDVLTEKGVQKVEISEEQLAEFRTVAADPIREAWISDMSAQGIPAQELYDLVMDTLADTRK from the coding sequence ATGACCAAGATTTTGACCGCGGCCCTGATGGCCACAGCGGGATTTGCCATCGTTTCGGAAGCTGCTGCAACCGAGTGGAATGTGTCCGTTTGGGGTAAACGCCGCGCCTTTACCGAACATGTCGAACGTCTGGCAGAACTGGTCAGCGAAAAGACCAACGGCGAGTTCACTCTCAACATTTCTTACGGTGGCCTGTCCAAGAATAAGGAAAACCTGGACGGGATTTCTATTGGCGCCTTTGAGATGGCGCAGTTCTGTGCCGGCTATCACCGTGACAAAAACCCAACCATTACTGTTCTGGAATTGCCGTTCCTGGGTGTGAACACTCTGGACGAGGAAGTTGCCGTGGCGAACGCGGTCTATGCGCACCCCGCTGTACAGGCCGATCTGGCGCGCTGGAATGCCAAGCTGCTGATGACCTCGCCGATGCCGCAGTACAACATTGTCGGCACTGGTGATCCGCGCGCGACATTGGAATCGTTCAAGGATATGCGCGTGCGGGCCACGGGCGGTATCGGCAAAGCCTTTGCTGCCGTGGGTGCCGTTCCAACTTCGGTCACCGCGACCGAGGCCTATAACGCGATGGAATCTGGCGTCGTTGATACTGTGGCCTTTGCCCAACACGCGCATCTGGCCTTTGGCACCATAAACCGTGCCGATTGGTGGACCGCCAACTTGAACCCCGGTACCGTGAACTGCCCGGTTGTGGTCAACTCTGATGCATATGACATGCTGAGCGACAGCGAGCGCGAGGCGCTGGATGGCTCGGTCGAAGAGTCCATCGCGCATTATCTGGACAACTACGGTGCACTACTGTCCAAATGGGATGATGTGCTGACCGAAAAGGGCGTTCAAAAGGTCGAGATTTCCGAGGAACAGCTGGCCGAGTTCCGCACAGTTGCAGCCGACCCAATCCGCGAAGCCTGGATCAGCGATATGTCTGCTCAGGGGATTCCAGCACAAGAGCTGTATGACCTGGTGATGGACACGCTGGCCGACACCCGCAAGTAA